CCCAACAGATTACTTTGTGTTCTGCCATTTCAAATCCTCCTGCATCCGAGACCACAATTCGTGATCCAGGTTTCGCATTTCATTCCGTTGTCGGAATAGACCTTCGCGACGGCTTCAGCGATTGCCTTGCCGTCGGTCTTGTCCTTGTTGTAAAGTGATAATATGCACGGTCCAGAGCCGCCGATGCAAGATGAGATCGCACCGTTGGCCATAGCTGCAGCCTCTGCTTTCTTGATATGAGGTACGAGTTTCTGCCTGGCGGGTTCGATTACCGCATCTGCGATGGATCTTCCGATCAGATCGATGTCGCCGGACATCATGCCGAAGACAAGCGATGATGAGTGTCCGATGTGGAATACCATGTCCTTTATCGATACCTCTTTGGGAAGCACTGCTCTGGCCTCCTTTGTGGGGACCATCACATCAGGGAGTGCGGCAACGATTCCGAGATTCTCCGGAGGCTTGACCGACATAACATCCAAGGGTTCGTTGGACCTTATGATGGTGAATCCACCCAGGATGCAGGGAGCTACGTTGTCCGCATGGAAACCGCCTGAGGTAGAACCTTCCGCTTTTGCCGCTGCGATTATTACGTCCTTGATCGGACGCTTCTCGCCTGCAAGGACGTGAGCGAGGTATGCTCCTCCTCCGGCCGATGCCCCAGATGAACCCATTCCGCTGCATGGTCTGATGGCCTTGGTGATCTTCACCTCGATACCGAAGTCCTCCCCTGCGAGCTTTAGGTACTCTTTTGCTGCTATAGTGACGGAATTCTTCTCAGGGTCTGTGGGGATCATCTCCGCTCCGGGACCTTTGACCTCTACGATCCTCATCCCGGACTCGATCCTTCTGCCTTCGATGATCTCGCAGGGAGATTCCAATGCGATACCGAAGGTGTCGAAGCCAGCTCCGATGTTCGCTGAAGTGGCTGGTGCGGCAATTTTAACCCATTCGTCGCTCATAGCATCACGTATGTTCGCGTGATTCTTCTTCTTATAAATAAAGGGTGGCGAAGCATTCTAGACGAAATAGAAAGGGCAATAGAGCGTCGATACGGAAGGGAAGACGGTTATATCCGACATGTGAATGAGGTGAACATGGATTTCAAGGTAATCGGCATGCGCGGAGACGCCGGCTTCGACGACATAGTGAAGCACTTCACCTCCATGGGAGGGGATGTTGTCCTGCTAGATCCAGATATGGTGGCTGGGAAGGATCATCTTCTGTCAGCGGCCAGACACGCTGAGAGATCATTTTCGGAAGGAACGAATCGCTCCAAGACGCTCCTTACCGAGATCATTCTGTACGCCGCATGGGAAAGGCAGATTTCCAAAGCACTGTCAAAGATGAAACCGAAGGATGGAAGAAACGAATACGTGGCCATCCTCCTGGACATCGACGATCCCAAACTGGATTCCATCAAAATGGTCCAGGATGATTCGCTCATCGAGGCCACGGATACCAAGGCACAGAAGCTAGGCCTTGTCAAAGGACCTGTTTCCTATGAGGATCAGGCACTTGAGAATGTCGCCATGGTGGAACTTCTGAAAGTCTGATCCAATGAATGGGCTGATGCCGTACTTAGGTGTAAAATAAGATGGAGGGGTCTCCCCCTCCTAAGGAATCTCACTCGTTCGGGACGAATTTGTATCCATAGCGGATGACACCTGACTCGCCGTCGGTGCTCAGCTTCCTGAGCACAGCGCGAACGGGCATTCCGATCTGGACCTTGTCGAATTCGACATCCACAAGCTGGGCGGTGATCATCACTCCGTCGTCGGTCTGCACCATTGCGACCGCATAGGGCTTCTGAAGGTTGTTGGACTCAGGAGCCTCGTGGACTATAGAGAATGAGAATACCTTTCCGGTCCTGCAGATATCGTACTCTTCCATCTTGCCCATGCTGGCCCTGCGGCAGTTGGGACAGAAGCTGCGTGCGGGGAAGAAGATCTTTCCGCAGTTACCGCACTTCGTTCCCTTCAGGTTGTACCTTCCGGGGATCTCCCTCCACTCTCTTGCTACTCCGGCCATCAGATCGCCTCCAGGATACTGACGGTAACAGCAGAACCGGTTCCTCCGACGTTCTGTGCAAGACCGTACTTCGCGTCCTTGACCTGCCTGTTATCTGCGGTTCCCCTGAGCTGGTGGGCGATCTCTACGATCTGCGCCACACCAGTGGCTCCGATGGGATGTCCGCGTGCCTTCAGTCCTCCGGAGGTGTTGATCGCGACCTTTCCGGAATCGAAGTGGCATTGGCCTTCGAGCATCGCCTTTCCGGCCTCTCCCTTCTTATAGAATCCAAGGTCCTGAAGGGCCATAATTCCTCCGACTGAATAGACATCGTGGACCTCTGCGACGTTGATGTCTGCAGCGGTGATGCCCGCCAGCTCGTAAGCCTTCTGAGATGCGGCCACGGTAGCACCATAGGATGTGATGTCAGGTCTCTGGAAGAGCGCCAGAGTATCGCTGGCCTGAGCGGATGCCGCGACTTTAACGTATTTATCGGTGTACTTCTTGGCATCCTCCAAGGGACAGAGAACGACGGATGCGGCTCCATCCGAGATAGGTGCGGTATCGAACATTCCCAAGGGTGTCGCTACAGGACCTGACCTCAGAACGGTCTCGATAGGGACCGCCTTCTTGAACTGTGCGTTGGGGTTGAATGCTCCGTGGAAGTGACTGTTCACAGCTACGGACGCGATTTCCTCGCGTGTCGCTGTGCCCTCATAGATCATCCTCTGGGCTATCATGGCGTGAAGGGATGCGAATGTCGCTCCCATCTCGGCCTCCCATTCGGAATCTGCGGTCGCGTCCATGACAGAATTGATGGATGCATCGTCGAGATCCGTCATCTTCTCCGCTCCTCCGACCATTACGATGTCGTGCATTCCGGATGCCACGGCCATGACTCCCTGCCTGAATGCGACTCCTCCGGAAGCTCCTCCGGCCTCCACCCTTGTTGCGGGTATATGCCTGGTTGCCATTCCGGTATAATCTGCAACCAGCGCATCTATGTGCTGCTGGTTGATGAAACGTCCTGCGGAGAGGTTTCCGATGAACACACCATCGATCTCGCTTCCGGAGAGATTGGCGTCCTCGATTGCCTTCGCACCTGCCTCGATACCGAGCGCCCTGAAGGATTTGTTCCAAAGCTCACCGAACTTGGTGATTCCTACTCCAATGATTGCTACTTCCCTCATGATATCACTCCGGCATGACGATCTTGCCCTTGAACTTGGCATACGTTCCGTAATCTAGGTAGATCGGGTCAGCAAGGATCTTCTCCAGAACCGGTGCCTTGTCCCTCTTGTAATTAGTTATCTCATCTGTGACTGTTATGTCGAACGAATCGCTTCCGGCTCCGGATCCGTAGGATGTTACGAAGATCCTGTCTCCGGGCTTGGCATGGTCCAACACATTGGCGAGTCCTAAGGGGACGGCTCCGCTGTATGTGTTTCCGATCTCAGGGGTGAGCAGTCCGTACTGGATCTGCTCGGGGGTGAATCCGAGCTGTGCTGCGACCCTCGTGGGGAACTTTCCGTTAGGCTGGTGGAAGACGGCGTATGTGTAATCCTCAGGTTTCGTTCCCATCGCTTCGAGCATCATCTTGGCTGCCGATGTGATGTGCCTGAAATACGCAGGCTCTCCCGTGAACCTTCCTCCGTGCTTGGGATAGGGCTGTCCCTCTCTCCTCCAGAAGTCAGGTGTATCCGTGGTGAAACTGAGTGTCTTGTTGATCTTAGCGATGATCTTCTCAGTTCCGATCAGGTATGCGGCACCTCCTGCCGAAGCAGAGTATTCGAGTGCATCTCCTGGGGCTCCCTGGGAGGTGTCGGCTCCGATTGCGACACCGTATCTGATCATTCCCGATCCTACCAATCCCATGCAGACCTGGATGCCTGCTGTACCCGCCTTGCATGCGAATTCCATGTCAGCGGCGGTCATGTTGGGTGTCGCCTCTATTGCCTCTGCAACGATCGTGGATGTCGGTTTGACTGCGTAAGGATGCGATTCGGAACCGACATACATCGCTCCGATATCCCTTGGATCTACCTCGGGGACCCTCGCCATCATGTTCCTCGCCGCTTCCGTGGCGATGGTGACGACATCCTCATCTGGAGATGGTACGGACTTCTGATTG
This is a stretch of genomic DNA from Thermoplasmata archaeon. It encodes these proteins:
- a CDS encoding Zn-ribbon domain-containing OB-fold protein; this encodes MAGVAREWREIPGRYNLKGTKCGNCGKIFFPARSFCPNCRRASMGKMEEYDICRTGKVFSFSIVHEAPESNNLQKPYAVAMVQTDDGVMITAQLVDVEFDKVQIGMPVRAVLRKLSTDGESGVIRYGYKFVPNE
- a CDS encoding homoserine kinase — protein: MSDEWVKIAAPATSANIGAGFDTFGIALESPCEIIEGRRIESGMRIVEVKGPGAEMIPTDPEKNSVTIAAKEYLKLAGEDFGIEVKITKAIRPCSGMGSSGASAGGGAYLAHVLAGEKRPIKDVIIAAAKAEGSTSGGFHADNVAPCILGGFTIIRSNEPLDVMSVKPPENLGIVAALPDVMVPTKEARAVLPKEVSIKDMVFHIGHSSSLVFGMMSGDIDLIGRSIADAVIEPARQKLVPHIKKAEAAAMANGAISSCIGGSGPCILSLYNKDKTDGKAIAEAVAKVYSDNGMKCETWITNCGLGCRRI
- a CDS encoding thiolase domain-containing protein translates to MREVAIIGVGITKFGELWNKSFRALGIEAGAKAIEDANLSGSEIDGVFIGNLSAGRFINQQHIDALVADYTGMATRHIPATRVEAGGASGGVAFRQGVMAVASGMHDIVMVGGAEKMTDLDDASINSVMDATADSEWEAEMGATFASLHAMIAQRMIYEGTATREEIASVAVNSHFHGAFNPNAQFKKAVPIETVLRSGPVATPLGMFDTAPISDGAASVVLCPLEDAKKYTDKYVKVAASAQASDTLALFQRPDITSYGATVAASQKAYELAGITAADINVAEVHDVYSVGGIMALQDLGFYKKGEAGKAMLEGQCHFDSGKVAINTSGGLKARGHPIGATGVAQIVEIAHQLRGTADNRQVKDAKYGLAQNVGGTGSAVTVSILEAI
- a CDS encoding hydroxymethylglutaryl-CoA synthase, yielding MDVGIVSYGAYVPRYRIKPEEIGRIWGVDGKGMGKGLMINQKSVPSPDEDVVTIATEAARNMMARVPEVDPRDIGAMYVGSESHPYAVKPTSTIVAEAIEATPNMTAADMEFACKAGTAGIQVCMGLVGSGMIRYGVAIGADTSQGAPGDALEYSASAGGAAYLIGTEKIIAKINKTLSFTTDTPDFWRREGQPYPKHGGRFTGEPAYFRHITSAAKMMLEAMGTKPEDYTYAVFHQPNGKFPTRVAAQLGFTPEQIQYGLLTPEIGNTYSGAVPLGLANVLDHAKPGDRIFVTSYGSGAGSDSFDITVTDEITNYKRDKAPVLEKILADPIYLDYGTYAKFKGKIVMPE